In Intestinibacillus sp. Marseille-P6563, a single genomic region encodes these proteins:
- the trmL gene encoding tRNA (uridine(34)/cytosine(34)/5-carboxymethylaminomethyluridine(34)-2'-O)-methyltransferase TrmL has product MFHIVLVEPEIPQNTGNIARTCAATGSVLHLVEPLGFSIDDRQLKRAGLDYWHLLDIRYYKNLADFFEKNPAGPYYYLTTKAPRAYTEASFADGSYLMFGKETRGLPEDLLTQHPERCLRIPMREGARSLNLSNSVAVTVFEALRQTGFKGLEEAGRFPADLGPAL; this is encoded by the coding sequence ATGTTCCATATCGTTTTGGTCGAACCCGAGATCCCGCAGAACACCGGCAACATCGCGCGCACCTGTGCCGCGACCGGTTCGGTGCTTCATCTGGTGGAACCGCTCGGGTTTTCGATTGACGACCGGCAGCTCAAACGCGCCGGTCTGGATTACTGGCATTTGCTGGACATCCGGTATTATAAAAACCTAGCGGATTTTTTTGAGAAAAATCCCGCAGGACCCTATTACTATCTGACTACCAAAGCGCCGCGCGCCTACACCGAAGCATCGTTTGCCGATGGCTCTTATCTGATGTTCGGTAAGGAAACCCGCGGCCTGCCCGAAGACCTGCTCACCCAGCATCCGGAGCGCTGTCTGCGTATCCCCATGCGGGAAGGAGCACGCAGCCTCAATTTATCCAATTCGGTGGCCGTGACTGTGTTTGAAGCGCTGCGGCAGACCGGGTTCAAAGGCCTCGAAGAAGCCGGCCGTTTTCCGGCCGATCTCGGGCCGGCGCTGTAA
- the ribF gene encoding riboflavin biosynthesis protein RibF, whose amino-acid sequence MHIENRPRAIALGYFDGVHRGHQALMERAILRAKDIGGISSVFTFDQHPSSVMSGVPVPMLTAHAGRADEIKRLGGVDEVIFGHFTELRTMDWRDFIHKLLIGKFHAKYIISGHNNRFGYKGLGTAEGMAEECRKAGIGYDCIQDVKIDGVVVSSTYIRQLIRQGDMERATEFLGHPYTISGIVEHGRKVGTRTLGVPTVNLALPEEMALPPYGVYATRVVVGDQSYLAATNIGVKPTFVDGGGPTIEPHLLDFDGDLYGQFIHVELHKFLRPEQAFESVDALKAAIAENVRQTREFFA is encoded by the coding sequence ATGCATATCGAAAACCGACCGCGCGCCATCGCGCTTGGATATTTTGACGGGGTACATCGCGGCCATCAGGCTCTGATGGAACGGGCTATTTTGCGGGCAAAAGACATCGGCGGCATCTCGTCGGTGTTCACCTTTGACCAGCATCCCAGTTCGGTCATGTCGGGCGTCCCGGTGCCCATGCTGACCGCTCATGCGGGCCGTGCCGATGAGATCAAACGGCTGGGCGGCGTGGATGAAGTTATTTTCGGCCACTTCACCGAATTGCGCACCATGGATTGGCGTGATTTTATCCACAAGCTGCTGATTGGTAAATTTCATGCCAAATACATCATCTCGGGCCACAACAACCGCTTTGGGTATAAGGGCCTGGGAACCGCGGAAGGCATGGCCGAAGAATGCCGCAAAGCCGGCATCGGTTATGACTGCATCCAGGACGTGAAGATCGACGGTGTCGTCGTTTCGTCCACCTACATCCGGCAGCTCATCCGGCAGGGGGATATGGAACGGGCTACCGAATTTTTGGGCCATCCCTATACGATTTCCGGCATTGTCGAACATGGACGCAAGGTTGGCACCCGCACGCTGGGCGTGCCGACGGTCAATCTCGCGCTGCCGGAAGAGATGGCGTTGCCGCCGTATGGCGTGTATGCCACCCGTGTGGTCGTCGGCGACCAGTCCTATCTGGCGGCGACCAATATCGGTGTCAAGCCCACCTTTGTCGATGGCGGTGGGCCGACCATTGAACCGCATCTGCTCGACTTTGACGGCGACCTGTATGGGCAGTTCATCCATGTCGAGCTGCATAAGTTCCTGCGTCCGGAGCAGGCGTTCGAGTCGGTCGACGCACTCAAGGCCGCCATTGCCGAAAATGTGCGGCAGACCCGGGAATTTTTCGCATAA
- a CDS encoding RNA polymerase sigma factor — MEDTSQRTDAFLLRAMKLCGDAVYRLALCRLGSRADAEDVYQDVFLRLLRDTTAFADDEHLKAWLLRVTASRCNDLRRAAWFKRTAPLEALPDAAAPEDEDYTALWQAVASLPARLRTPVYLHYVEGYGTEEIAHITGCRPATVRTRLHRARKQLKEILEGDDDETNQTTERFTEDAGARIAADAHPLGSASGAAKPGV, encoded by the coding sequence ATGGAGGATACTTCGCAGCGCACCGACGCATTTTTGCTGCGGGCGATGAAGCTGTGCGGGGATGCGGTATACCGCCTGGCGTTGTGCCGCCTGGGTTCCCGGGCCGACGCCGAGGATGTGTATCAGGATGTCTTTTTGCGGCTGCTGCGCGACACGACTGCGTTTGCCGATGACGAGCACCTCAAAGCCTGGCTGCTGCGGGTGACCGCCAGCCGGTGCAACGATCTGCGGCGCGCGGCCTGGTTCAAACGCACGGCACCGCTGGAGGCTCTTCCGGATGCGGCAGCGCCGGAAGACGAGGACTATACCGCGCTGTGGCAGGCGGTGGCGAGCCTGCCCGCACGGCTGCGCACGCCGGTCTATCTGCATTATGTGGAAGGCTATGGTACCGAGGAGATCGCGCACATCACCGGCTGCCGGCCAGCGACCGTACGCACCCGGCTGCACCGGGCACGCAAACAACTCAAAGAGATTTTGGAGGGCGATGACGATGAAACAAACCAAACGACTGAGCGATTTACAGAAGATGCAGGCGCCCGAATCGCTGCGGACGCGCACCCTTTGGGCAGCGCATCAGGCGCGGCAAAACCCGGCGTCTGA